A portion of the Macrobrachium nipponense isolate FS-2020 chromosome 12, ASM1510439v2, whole genome shotgun sequence genome contains these proteins:
- the LOC135224336 gene encoding luciferin sulfotransferase-like isoform X1 → MTTQREIPVTYEDQGHFLHFGRVLLVKPGETTLPIRYKRFANIIYNFDYRRDDVCLFTFPKSGTVWTAGIIWAMTHMEELERAKTESLNNRVFYVDNDFIQTFKDQDHREKLKKLCPDAKEEDGVVLQLAALEKGRRIIWSHLPFDLQNPDVLDKCKVVSVIRHPKDNLFFSIIYYNKFGGASLQFVAETFLSGRAVHGSHWHHINETWKRRDHPNLHIMFYEDMKADIMAELRKLNEFLGTNLTEDQLKN, encoded by the exons ATGACCACACAGAGAGAAATCCCAGTCACCTACGAAGATCAGGgtcatttcctccattttggaaGGGTGCTACTGGTTAAACCAGGCGAAACAACCCTGCCGATTAG ATACAAAAGGTTTGCCAATATCATCTACAACTTCGACTACAGGAGAGACGATGTCTGCTTGTTCACTTTTCCCAAAAGTGGGACAGTTTGGACAGCCGGAATCATCTGGGCCATGACGCACATGGAGGAATTGGAGAGAGCAAAGACAGAGAGTCTCAATAACAGAGTTTTCTATGTTGATAAT GATTTTATACAAACTTTCAAAGATCAAGACCACAGGGAGAAGCTGAAAAAGTTGTGTCCAGATGCAAAGGAAGAAGATGGAGTAGTCCTACAGTTGGCAGCCCTGGAAAAAGGACGGCGCATAATATGGAGTCATCTGCCTTTTGATCTCCAGAATCCTGACGTTCTTGATAAGTGTAAA GTCGTTTCTGTGATTCGTCACCCAAAGGACAATTTGTTTTTCTCGATCATTTACTACAACAAGTTTGGAGGTGCCAGTCTTCAGTTTGTAGCGGAGACATTTTTAAGTGGGAGAGCAGTCCACGGAAGTCACTGGCATCACATCAACGAGACTTGGAAAAGGAGGGACCATCCCAACTTGCACATCATGTTCTACGAGGACATGAAAGCGGACATCATGGCTGAGCTTAGGAAGCTGAACGAATTCTTGGGGACGAATCTTACCGAGGATCagctgaaaaattaa
- the LOC135224336 gene encoding uncharacterized protein LOC135224336 isoform X2 encodes MTTQREIPVTYEDQGHFLHFGRVLLVKPGETTLPIRYKRFANIIYNFDYRRDDVCLFTFPKSGTVWTAGIIWAMTHMEELERAKTESLNNRVFYVDNDFIQTFKDQDHREKLKKLCPDAKEEDGVVLQLAALEKGRRIIWSHLPFDLQNPDVLDKCKGSRAHRIQQHERSSYNVPQFRKLQRVLLSHWPSGIVEGKIPAGT; translated from the exons ATGACCACACAGAGAGAAATCCCAGTCACCTACGAAGATCAGGgtcatttcctccattttggaaGGGTGCTACTGGTTAAACCAGGCGAAACAACCCTGCCGATTAG ATACAAAAGGTTTGCCAATATCATCTACAACTTCGACTACAGGAGAGACGATGTCTGCTTGTTCACTTTTCCCAAAAGTGGGACAGTTTGGACAGCCGGAATCATCTGGGCCATGACGCACATGGAGGAATTGGAGAGAGCAAAGACAGAGAGTCTCAATAACAGAGTTTTCTATGTTGATAAT GATTTTATACAAACTTTCAAAGATCAAGACCACAGGGAGAAGCTGAAAAAGTTGTGTCCAGATGCAAAGGAAGAAGATGGAGTAGTCCTACAGTTGGCAGCCCTGGAAAAAGGACGGCGCATAATATGGAGTCATCTGCCTTTTGATCTCCAGAATCCTGACGTTCTTGATAAGTGTAAA GGTAGCAGAGCACACCGCATTCAACAACATGAAAGATCATCCTACAATGTCCCCCAGTTTCGTAAGCTTCAAAGGGTCCTTCTTTCACACTGGCCAAGTGGGATCGTCGAAGGGAAAATTCCCGCCGGGACTTGA